Within the Pengzhenrongella sicca genome, the region GGACAGGCCCTCGCCGATGAGGTCGAGCACGCGCAGCTCGCTTGGCGTCAGGTGCTCGGTCGGGTCCTCGTGGCCGGCCTTGTGCCGCGTCACGGTCCGCTCGTCGAGCAGGGTGCGTCCCGCGGCGACCGCCCGCACGACGTCGGTGATCTCCGCCCCCCGCACGCTCTTGAGCAGGTACGCGACGGCGCCGGCGTCGAGCGCGGCCGCGAGGGCGTCGTCGTCGTCGAACGAGGTGAGCACGATGGCGCGCACCTCGGGCTGGGTCTCGCGCACCTTACGCATGAGGTCGATGCCGGTGCCGTCGGGCAGCTGCAGATCGACGAGCATGATCTGGGGCCGCACCAGCCCGGCGCGCCGGACTCCGTCGGCCA harbors:
- a CDS encoding response regulator → MIVDDHEVVRRGIAEVVERAEGMHVVAEAGSVADGVRRAGLVRPQIMLVDLQLPDGTGIDLMRKVRETQPEVRAIVLTSFDDDDALAAALDAGAVAYLLKSVRGAEITDVVRAVAAGRTLLDERTVTRHKAGHEDPTEHLTPSELRVLDLIGEGLSNREIAERLSVAEKTVKNHITSLLAKMGLQRRTQVAAWVAARKHSGWRAEPGDS